Proteins found in one Limanda limanda chromosome 18, fLimLim1.1, whole genome shotgun sequence genomic segment:
- the vegfab gene encoding vascular endothelial growth factor Ab isoform X4, whose amino-acid sequence MRKGFYPFSPRDQHGFAATTPFPLRVEQKFSPVHFVLLYLFVCKLHVRGQIATLAAWILKRRLPFGFSNTMNFIDSLTLIFLTLSAVKSAHIPKSTERGPHDVIPIMEVYNKSRCQPRELLVEILQEYPEEVEHIFIPSCVVLTRCAGYCNDEILQCMPTSTYNITMQIKRVKHHVQQNDIDMSFTEHSACECRQKTDVKEQKEKCDKPRR is encoded by the exons ATGCGCAAAGGATTTTACCCCTTCAGCCCCCGGGACCAGCATGGATTTGCCGCTACAACCCCCTTCCCCCTGCGTGTAGAGCAGAAGTTTTCGCCGGTccactttgtgttgttgtacttgtttgtttgtaaacttCATGTTCGAGGACAAATCGCCACATTGGCCGCTTGGATTTTAAAACGTCGCCTGCCTTTTGGATTTTCCAACACGATGAACTTTATTGACAGTTTGACTCTAATATTTTTGACGCTGTCAGCTGTCAAG AGCGCCCACATACCGAAGAGCACAGAGAGAGGTCCACATGACG TGATCCCTATAATGGAGGTGTACAACAAGAGCAGGTGCCAGCCCcgggagctgctggtggagatCCTGCAGGAGTAcccggaggaggtggagcacaTCTTCATCCCGTCCTGCGTGGTGTTGACGCGCTGCGCCGGCTACTGCAACGATGAGATACTGCAATGCATGCCGACGTCCACCTATAACATAACAATGCAG ATTAAAAGAGTAAAACACCACGTACAGCAAAATGATATTGACATGAGTTTTACAGAACACAGCGCATGTGAGTGTAG